The following coding sequences lie in one Paraburkholderia largidicola genomic window:
- a CDS encoding MFS transporter has product MISFVDRTSMSAALADHHFVREFALTNVERGWLGSAMFWSYGLLQMPMGWLVDRYGVKWPYSICFLLWCLAAAATGAVTTLSALILVRLLIGIAESVVVPATYRYLANNFDETQKGTALGIYSIGGKMGPALGAPIAAWLIAISSWKAMFVVTGLVGLVWLVPWHLMLNNDFPSRAELAVAKRRAASVPLGNLLASPVVWGGLITNFCYSYFAFYCMTWMPAYLVEQRGLSLSESGLYTFFSFAGIAVVAAFAGWAADRLIVRGHDAVAVRKAFIVTGFIGGTTVLPGAYTDSPQMALFWNVVSLSLLGLVTANNLALVKLTLIPKQAVGLNTGLQQVATSLAGGVSASLSGWLLHVGHSYTLPMLAIFGFLLLGATSTVVLLRRKWAPKVNSSVYDDSQTANVAARTLPDASLLKPDTRRFHTDS; this is encoded by the coding sequence ATGATCTCCTTCGTGGACCGGACGAGCATGTCGGCTGCGCTCGCGGATCATCATTTCGTGCGTGAGTTCGCGCTGACGAACGTCGAGCGCGGCTGGCTCGGCTCCGCGATGTTCTGGTCCTACGGCTTGCTGCAAATGCCGATGGGCTGGCTGGTCGACCGCTATGGCGTGAAGTGGCCTTATTCGATCTGCTTTCTGCTGTGGTGTCTGGCGGCAGCAGCAACGGGTGCCGTGACGACACTGTCCGCGCTGATACTCGTGCGCTTGCTGATCGGCATTGCCGAGTCCGTCGTGGTGCCTGCCACTTATCGGTATCTCGCCAACAACTTCGATGAAACCCAGAAGGGCACCGCGCTCGGGATCTATTCGATCGGCGGCAAGATGGGGCCGGCGCTCGGTGCGCCGATCGCGGCGTGGCTGATCGCCATCAGTTCGTGGAAGGCGATGTTCGTCGTCACGGGTCTGGTGGGACTGGTCTGGCTTGTGCCGTGGCATCTGATGCTCAACAACGATTTCCCCTCCAGGGCCGAGCTTGCAGTGGCGAAGCGCCGCGCGGCCTCGGTACCGCTTGGCAATCTACTGGCGAGCCCCGTAGTGTGGGGCGGCTTGATCACCAACTTCTGCTACAGCTATTTTGCGTTCTACTGCATGACGTGGATGCCGGCGTATCTGGTCGAGCAGCGCGGGCTTTCATTGAGTGAGTCGGGCCTTTATACATTCTTCAGCTTCGCTGGCATCGCGGTGGTGGCCGCATTCGCCGGATGGGCGGCAGACCGGCTGATCGTGCGCGGACACGATGCTGTGGCGGTACGCAAAGCGTTCATCGTGACGGGGTTTATCGGCGGCACGACGGTTTTGCCTGGCGCTTATACAGACTCGCCGCAAATGGCATTGTTCTGGAATGTCGTGTCGCTTTCCCTTTTGGGTCTCGTCACTGCGAACAATCTTGCGCTCGTCAAGCTCACGCTGATTCCGAAGCAGGCAGTGGGTTTGAACACGGGCTTGCAGCAAGTGGCGACCAGTCTCGCGGGCGGTGTTTCGGCCAGTCTGTCGGGCTGGCTGTTGCATGTAGGACACAGCTACACGCTGCCGATGCTCGCCATTTTCGGTTTCCTGTTGCTCGGGGCCACCAGTACCGTGGTGTTGCTGCGGCGGAAGTGGGCGCCGAAGGTCAATTCGAGCGTATACGATGACTCGCAGACAGCTAACGTGGCGGCGCGGACCTTGCCGGATGCGAGCCTGTTAAAGCCGGATACCCGTCGATTTCACACCGATTCCTGA
- a CDS encoding ABC transporter substrate-binding protein → MTKKVHLKLAIAEHPHTAAIRDGSIPIEGVDAEFITVHPQIGAFRRMVRDVEFDVCELAPTTYIIARAYGAPFVALPIFVVRRFHHAGLLVRPDAGIKSPKDLEGKKVGVRAYSVTTGAWTRQVLMDEFGLDASKVTWVVDDEEHVTQLKLPPNVIHAPAGSSLAEMMEKGELVAGMHGNAGIGRTGAPTGGWKEVEADYPDLFPNAAELEAEYYTRTGVYPMHGTIVVKDSVLAEHPWVAKSIYDAFDRAKKEWLTRLDAGELTDKKNRKYVELQKIVGHDPLPYGIEENRKTIEALEATAFKQGLTPRRMSMSELFVDPRV, encoded by the coding sequence TTGACCAAGAAAGTCCACCTCAAGCTCGCTATCGCCGAGCATCCGCATACTGCTGCCATCCGTGACGGTTCCATCCCTATCGAAGGCGTGGATGCCGAGTTCATCACGGTTCACCCGCAAATCGGCGCGTTCCGCCGGATGGTGCGCGATGTCGAGTTCGACGTGTGCGAACTGGCGCCGACGACGTACATCATCGCGCGTGCATATGGCGCGCCGTTCGTCGCGCTGCCCATCTTCGTCGTGCGCCGCTTCCACCATGCAGGCCTACTGGTGCGTCCGGACGCCGGGATCAAGTCGCCCAAGGACCTCGAAGGCAAGAAAGTCGGCGTGCGCGCCTATTCGGTGACGACGGGCGCATGGACGCGTCAGGTACTGATGGACGAGTTCGGCCTCGATGCATCGAAGGTGACCTGGGTTGTCGATGACGAAGAGCACGTCACGCAACTGAAGCTGCCGCCGAACGTGATTCACGCGCCCGCTGGCAGCTCGCTGGCGGAGATGATGGAGAAGGGCGAACTGGTGGCAGGCATGCACGGCAACGCGGGCATTGGCCGCACAGGCGCGCCGACGGGCGGCTGGAAGGAAGTCGAAGCCGACTACCCCGACCTGTTCCCGAATGCGGCCGAACTGGAAGCCGAGTACTACACGCGCACCGGGGTTTATCCGATGCACGGCACGATCGTCGTGAAGGACTCGGTGCTCGCCGAGCATCCGTGGGTCGCCAAATCGATCTACGACGCATTCGATCGGGCGAAGAAGGAATGGCTGACGCGTCTCGATGCGGGCGAACTGACCGACAAGAAGAACAGGAAGTATGTGGAGCTGCAAAAGATCGTCGGGCACGATCCGCTGCCGTACGGCATCGAGGAAAACCGCAAGACCATCGAGGCGCTCGAAGCGACTGCGTTCAAGCAGGGCCTGACGCCGCGCCGCATGTCGATGAGCGAGCTGTTCGTCGATCCCCGCGTTTGA
- a CDS encoding amidohydrolase family protein codes for MNFIDIHPHIISDDEKRYPPAPLFGKRSDWSQERPNTVEALIAAMDEAGVAKAAVVHSSTTYGFDNSYVVDGCNQYKDRLAAVGSVDMLADDVPAVIKGWADKGLAGLRIFTGGSTKDFDPSELDNPKSFKAWEMLAELKLPMCIQTGPIGLPQVRMLAEQFPAVNIILDHLGRPDVLDGPPYANAASLFALADLPNIYLKLTPRIFGDVKKEKASAETFFPRVVEAFGAQRLAWGSNFPTSPGTLKEILATAEAGLASLGEEERTWIFGKTAQKLYPVLS; via the coding sequence ATGAACTTCATCGACATTCATCCTCACATCATCTCGGACGATGAGAAGCGTTACCCTCCCGCGCCGCTGTTCGGCAAGCGTTCGGACTGGTCGCAGGAGCGGCCCAACACCGTCGAGGCGCTGATCGCGGCCATGGACGAGGCAGGGGTCGCGAAGGCCGCCGTCGTGCATTCGTCGACCACGTACGGCTTCGACAACAGCTATGTCGTCGACGGCTGCAACCAGTACAAGGACCGGCTCGCGGCCGTAGGCTCCGTGGACATGCTGGCCGACGACGTGCCGGCAGTGATCAAAGGCTGGGCCGACAAGGGACTCGCCGGTTTGCGCATCTTCACGGGCGGCTCGACCAAAGACTTCGACCCGAGCGAACTCGATAACCCGAAGTCGTTCAAGGCATGGGAGATGCTGGCCGAACTGAAGCTGCCGATGTGCATCCAGACCGGGCCGATCGGCCTGCCGCAAGTGCGCATGCTGGCTGAACAGTTTCCGGCGGTGAACATCATCCTCGATCACCTTGGCCGCCCTGACGTGCTCGACGGTCCGCCGTATGCGAACGCCGCCAGCCTGTTCGCGCTCGCCGATCTGCCCAACATCTACCTCAAGCTCACGCCGCGCATTTTCGGCGATGTGAAGAAAGAGAAGGCCAGCGCAGAGACCTTCTTTCCGCGTGTGGTCGAAGCCTTCGGCGCGCAGCGCCTCGCGTGGGGCTCGAACTTTCCGACTTCGCCCGGCACGCTCAAGGAGATCCTGGCGACGGCTGAAGCAGGATTGGCCAGCCTCGGCGAAGAAGAGCGTACCTGGATATTCGGCAAGACCGCGCAGAAGCTGTATCCGGTTCTGAGCTGA
- a CDS encoding NAD-dependent malic enzyme, with protein MSTQAYGYDVLHNPRLNHGSAFSHEERQKYRLEGLLPPGVNTLELQIARTHAELAQLDNDLQRYLFLSDLQARNETLFYALLMSDPATYMPIVYTPTVGEACQKFDHVFRATRGLYLPIDARGRVKELLRNWPEQDVRFIVVTDGERILGLGDLGVGGMGIPIGKLALYTACAGVPPMHCLPVTLDVGTNNVALLEDPLYLGLKHERVRGDDYHAFVDEFVDAVQEIYPKCCIQWEDFANFNAVPLLARFRDKVCTYNDDIQGTAAVALAGVYAALRISKQKLTDQRFLFLGGGSAATGIAELISEAMVLEGLDIDTARKRNNLFDVNGLMVQSRADLADFQKIFAIDHAPIDAFVDAVRALKPTGIIGVSTVPKLFSQPVIEAMSELNERPIIFPYSNPTSRSECTAEEAYRWSKGQAIFASGSPFGPVQIEDRHFVPGQGNNVYIFPAMGMAVFATEATRVTEEMFIVAAKAVAEQVSDESLEKGLIYPPQSRIFEASMHVAAAVAEYIFDHGLARVERPDDLVGHIRSVAYSPEYRDI; from the coding sequence ATGTCGACACAGGCCTATGGCTATGACGTCCTGCACAATCCCCGGCTCAATCACGGTTCCGCTTTCTCGCATGAAGAACGTCAAAAGTACCGCCTCGAAGGTTTGCTACCGCCAGGTGTGAATACGCTGGAACTGCAGATCGCGCGCACGCATGCCGAACTGGCGCAACTCGACAACGATCTGCAGCGCTACCTGTTTCTGTCCGATCTGCAGGCGCGCAACGAAACGCTCTTCTACGCGCTCCTGATGTCCGATCCGGCAACCTACATGCCCATCGTCTACACGCCGACGGTCGGCGAGGCCTGCCAGAAGTTCGATCATGTGTTCAGGGCCACGCGCGGTCTCTATCTCCCGATCGACGCGCGCGGCCGCGTGAAAGAACTGCTGCGTAACTGGCCCGAACAGGACGTACGGTTCATCGTGGTGACGGATGGGGAGCGCATTCTCGGGCTGGGCGATCTCGGTGTCGGCGGCATGGGCATTCCGATCGGCAAGCTCGCGCTGTACACCGCCTGTGCAGGCGTGCCGCCGATGCATTGCCTGCCCGTCACGCTGGACGTCGGCACGAACAATGTCGCTTTGCTGGAAGACCCGCTCTATCTCGGCTTGAAACATGAACGCGTGCGTGGCGACGACTATCACGCCTTCGTCGATGAGTTCGTCGACGCGGTGCAGGAGATCTATCCGAAGTGCTGCATCCAGTGGGAGGACTTCGCCAACTTCAACGCGGTGCCCTTGCTCGCGCGCTTTCGGGACAAGGTGTGCACCTATAACGACGACATCCAGGGCACGGCCGCCGTCGCGCTGGCAGGCGTTTATGCCGCGCTGCGCATCTCGAAGCAGAAGCTGACCGACCAGCGTTTTCTGTTTCTCGGCGGAGGATCGGCGGCGACGGGTATCGCCGAATTGATCAGCGAGGCAATGGTGCTGGAGGGCCTCGACATCGACACGGCGCGCAAGCGCAACAACCTGTTCGACGTCAACGGGCTGATGGTGCAGTCGCGCGCCGACCTCGCCGATTTCCAGAAAATCTTCGCAATCGATCACGCGCCTATCGACGCTTTCGTCGATGCCGTGCGAGCGTTGAAGCCGACGGGCATCATCGGCGTGAGCACCGTGCCCAAGCTCTTCAGCCAGCCGGTGATCGAAGCGATGAGCGAACTCAACGAGCGGCCGATCATCTTTCCCTACTCCAATCCGACCTCGCGCTCCGAATGCACGGCCGAAGAAGCGTACCGATGGTCCAAAGGCCAGGCCATCTTCGCGAGCGGAAGTCCGTTTGGGCCGGTTCAGATCGAGGATCGCCACTTCGTGCCGGGGCAGGGCAACAACGTCTATATTTTCCCCGCGATGGGCATGGCGGTTTTCGCCACGGAGGCCACGCGGGTGACGGAAGAAATGTTCATCGTCGCGGCCAAAGCGGTCGCAGAACAGGTCAGCGACGAGAGCCTCGAAAAAGGCCTGATCTATCCACCGCAAAGCCGCATCTTCGAGGCATCGATGCATGTCGCGGCTGCGGTCGCGGAGTACATTTTTGATCACGGTCTCGCGCGTGTCGAAAGGCCCGACGATCTCGTTGGACACATCAGGTCGGTGGCGTATTCGCCGGAGTATCGGGACATCTGA
- a CDS encoding DUF4148 domain-containing protein, whose product MKSLIKAVAVFFVVATPAASFAQANQSPVTRAEVRAELIQAEKSGYSPLAWADYPYGEIQAAEFRASRKATAADTSGYGPASSGTSQSGDIAR is encoded by the coding sequence ATGAAATCGCTGATAAAAGCTGTCGCTGTTTTCTTTGTCGTTGCCACGCCGGCTGCTTCGTTTGCGCAAGCGAATCAATCCCCCGTCACACGGGCCGAAGTTCGCGCCGAACTGATCCAGGCCGAGAAAAGCGGGTACAGCCCGCTTGCGTGGGCGGACTACCCGTATGGCGAAATCCAGGCCGCCGAATTCCGCGCGTCGCGCAAAGCGACTGCCGCTGATACCTCCGGTTATGGCCCGGCATCCAGTGGCACCTCGCAGTCCGGTGACATCGCGCGATGA
- a CDS encoding acetolactate synthase large subunit, with translation MNGAETLVATLVDQGVDICFANPGTSEMHFLAALGNNPKMRSVLCLFEGVATGAADGWYRMKDKPASTLLHLGPGLANGLANIHNAKRASSGMVNVIGEHSVSHLKYDPPLTSDIEGLARPLSHWVRRAESADTIGWDAAQAAAKASGHPGQIATLILPGDTSWQQADAAPMLPPPVAAHRKAPGAARIEHIARVLRSGEPTLIILANKATRGAALEKAGRVAAATSAKLGSQFFTARIERGAGRVPIARIPYAVAQATAFLKDYRHVITVETKEPVAFFAYPDKPSLLKAEGTLVHALVEEDEDSELAFDMLLQALDATGTTPLVQPRIETPVPKGALNPASIAQALAAALPEHCIVVDESLTTGRESMSLTMGALPHDLINNMGGSIGYATPVATGAALACPDRRVFCMVGDGSAMYTIQSLWTQARENLNVTTIIFANNSYAILKAEYANMGAGEPGERALSMIDIDKPRIDWLAMAKSMGVPGIAVETAESFHKAMVDSTREPGPCLIEVRL, from the coding sequence ATGAACGGCGCCGAGACCCTCGTCGCGACTCTGGTCGACCAGGGCGTCGACATCTGCTTCGCCAACCCGGGCACGTCGGAAATGCATTTCCTGGCCGCGCTGGGCAACAACCCGAAGATGCGCAGCGTGCTGTGCCTGTTCGAGGGCGTGGCAACGGGCGCCGCCGACGGCTGGTACCGGATGAAGGACAAGCCTGCCTCGACGCTGCTGCACCTGGGGCCAGGCCTCGCCAACGGTCTCGCGAACATCCATAACGCGAAGCGCGCGTCTTCCGGCATGGTCAATGTAATCGGCGAGCATTCGGTGTCGCATCTCAAGTATGACCCGCCGCTGACCTCGGATATCGAAGGACTCGCGCGGCCGCTGAGCCACTGGGTGCGCCGCGCCGAATCGGCGGACACCATCGGCTGGGATGCTGCGCAGGCGGCGGCCAAAGCCAGCGGGCATCCGGGGCAGATCGCCACGCTGATTCTGCCCGGCGACACGTCGTGGCAGCAGGCAGATGCGGCGCCCATGCTGCCGCCGCCTGTCGCCGCACATCGCAAGGCGCCGGGCGCCGCGCGCATCGAGCATATCGCGCGCGTACTACGCTCGGGCGAGCCGACGCTGATCATCCTGGCCAACAAGGCAACGCGTGGCGCAGCGCTGGAGAAGGCCGGCCGCGTGGCCGCGGCCACGAGCGCGAAGCTGGGCTCGCAGTTCTTCACCGCGCGCATCGAGCGCGGCGCAGGCCGTGTGCCGATTGCGCGCATTCCGTATGCGGTCGCGCAGGCCACGGCGTTTCTAAAGGACTACAGGCACGTCATCACGGTCGAGACGAAAGAGCCCGTCGCGTTTTTCGCTTACCCGGACAAGCCCAGCCTGCTGAAGGCCGAGGGCACGCTGGTGCATGCGCTCGTCGAGGAAGACGAGGACAGTGAACTCGCGTTCGACATGCTGCTGCAGGCGCTCGACGCTACGGGCACGACGCCGCTCGTGCAGCCGCGCATCGAGACGCCCGTGCCGAAGGGCGCGCTCAACCCGGCGAGCATCGCTCAGGCGTTGGCTGCGGCCTTGCCCGAGCACTGCATCGTCGTCGATGAATCGCTGACGACGGGCCGCGAGTCGATGAGCCTGACGATGGGCGCGCTGCCGCACGATCTCATCAACAACATGGGCGGCTCGATCGGTTACGCCACGCCAGTGGCAACGGGCGCGGCGCTCGCATGCCCCGACCGGCGCGTGTTCTGCATGGTCGGCGACGGCAGTGCGATGTACACGATCCAGTCGCTATGGACGCAGGCGCGTGAAAACCTGAACGTCACGACGATCATCTTCGCCAATAACAGCTACGCGATTCTCAAGGCCGAGTACGCAAACATGGGAGCGGGCGAGCCGGGCGAACGCGCGCTGTCGATGATCGACATCGACAAGCCACGCATCGACTGGCTGGCGATGGCGAAGAGCATGGGCGTGCCGGGCATTGCCGTCGAGACGGCGGAGAGCTTCCACAAGGCAATGGTCGATTCGACGCGCGAGCCGGGCCCCTGCCTCATCGAGGTCCGGCTGTAA
- a CDS encoding phosphate ABC transporter substrate-binding protein, whose protein sequence is MTTTLTSVPTLRTNLADYAVTKAMRDGRVKSDLVTLDFCGPTPAHNGFKAMVRESRFDAGELAIVTFLQARAYGKPYVLLPTPISGRFQHHCAGYNIDFGHLDPKDIEGKKVGVRTYTQTTALWIRGILRHEYGVDLDKVTWMTLGDGHLAEYSDPQNCQRLPAGSSIPDMMLKGELAAALLGEDMPKDERVRTLVPDAHAAAKDWFARSGVVPINHMFVVHENLSKERPDVVRELYRMIVESRSLADGVPAIFPPIGVEANRKGLQLAVDWALDQKIIPRRLSVDELFDEVTGSLG, encoded by the coding sequence ATGACAACGACGCTGACCAGCGTGCCGACGCTGCGTACCAATCTGGCCGACTATGCGGTCACCAAAGCGATGCGGGACGGACGCGTAAAGTCGGATCTCGTGACGCTGGACTTCTGCGGGCCGACGCCGGCGCACAACGGTTTCAAGGCCATGGTGCGCGAGAGCAGATTCGACGCCGGCGAACTTGCGATCGTGACGTTCCTGCAGGCCAGGGCGTACGGCAAGCCATACGTCCTGCTGCCGACGCCGATCTCGGGGCGCTTTCAGCACCACTGCGCGGGTTACAACATCGACTTCGGGCACCTCGATCCGAAAGACATCGAAGGCAAGAAAGTCGGTGTGCGCACCTACACGCAAACGACGGCACTGTGGATTCGCGGCATTCTGCGCCACGAATATGGCGTCGACCTCGACAAGGTCACGTGGATGACATTGGGCGACGGACACCTTGCCGAGTACAGTGATCCGCAAAACTGCCAGCGTCTGCCGGCCGGATCGTCGATTCCGGACATGATGCTCAAAGGCGAACTGGCTGCGGCGCTCCTCGGCGAAGACATGCCGAAAGACGAGCGCGTGCGCACGCTGGTCCCTGATGCGCACGCTGCTGCGAAAGACTGGTTCGCGCGCTCGGGCGTCGTGCCGATTAACCACATGTTCGTGGTGCATGAGAATCTGTCGAAGGAACGGCCGGATGTCGTGCGTGAGCTGTATCGGATGATCGTCGAAAGCCGCTCGCTTGCCGACGGTGTGCCCGCCATCTTCCCGCCTATCGGGGTTGAAGCGAACCGCAAGGGGCTGCAACTGGCAGTCGACTGGGCGCTCGATCAGAAGATCATTCCGCGGCGCCTGTCAGTCGACGAGTTGTTCGACGAGGTGACGGGCAGCCTCGGCTGA
- a CDS encoding MFS transporter: protein MAPLMQHSSLTRFLIARVGSITAQQMLMLAISWHMYDLTSSAWYLGLVGLFQFMPGLATTFVAGHCADRMHRGKIVAACLAAQAVTAALLAISTMTHVVTRDLLLGLSLVLGAIRPFQMSGQQALLPMLVPQPLLARAMALSTVVQQVCIIAGPALGGLLFATGVNALYLTCAAVFCVSAVMYALIRYDYVAPPREPVTAATVLAGLRFVWSNPLLLGGISLDLFAVLFGGATALLPVYAREILHVGPQGLGLLRSAPAVGALCVGLVLSRRAIRNSVGKKLLIAVAVYGVSIVAFGVSRSFPLSLLLLAISGGADTISVIVRQTLVQLETPDRMRGRVAAVNTLFIGASNQLGEFESGLAATVFGVIGSVVLGGCATVLVSVAWSRLFKPLARRDTLH, encoded by the coding sequence ATGGCGCCCTTGATGCAGCATTCATCGTTGACGCGGTTCCTGATAGCGCGCGTCGGTTCTATCACCGCGCAGCAAATGCTGATGCTGGCGATCAGCTGGCATATGTACGATCTGACGTCGAGCGCGTGGTATCTCGGTCTCGTCGGACTCTTCCAGTTCATGCCCGGGCTTGCCACGACGTTCGTTGCCGGTCATTGCGCCGATCGCATGCATCGCGGCAAGATCGTCGCGGCGTGTCTCGCGGCCCAGGCCGTCACGGCCGCGCTGCTTGCCATCTCCACCATGACGCACGTCGTGACGCGCGACCTGCTGCTCGGGCTCTCGCTCGTACTCGGTGCGATCCGGCCGTTTCAGATGTCGGGTCAGCAGGCGCTGCTGCCGATGCTCGTTCCGCAACCCTTGCTGGCGCGCGCGATGGCGCTCAGCACGGTGGTGCAGCAGGTGTGCATCATCGCCGGGCCGGCGTTGGGCGGCCTGCTGTTCGCGACGGGCGTCAATGCGCTCTACCTCACTTGCGCCGCAGTGTTTTGCGTCAGCGCCGTGATGTATGCGCTGATTCGCTACGACTACGTTGCGCCGCCACGCGAACCTGTTACGGCGGCGACCGTCCTCGCCGGCTTGCGCTTCGTGTGGAGCAACCCGCTGTTGCTCGGCGGCATCTCGCTCGACCTGTTCGCCGTTCTGTTTGGTGGCGCGACCGCGCTACTGCCTGTGTACGCGAGGGAAATACTGCACGTCGGGCCGCAAGGTCTGGGCTTGTTGCGCTCCGCGCCCGCGGTGGGCGCATTGTGTGTTGGCCTCGTGTTGTCACGGCGTGCCATTCGTAACAGCGTCGGCAAGAAATTGCTCATTGCTGTTGCCGTGTATGGCGTTTCGATTGTCGCGTTCGGAGTGTCCCGCTCGTTTCCGCTGTCACTACTGTTGCTGGCGATTTCGGGCGGCGCCGACACGATCAGCGTGATCGTGCGCCAGACGCTGGTCCAGCTGGAAACGCCAGATCGCATGCGCGGACGCGTCGCTGCCGTGAATACGCTTTTTATCGGCGCGAGCAACCAGCTGGGCGAATTCGAATCAGGGTTGGCCGCGACGGTGTTTGGCGTCATCGGCTCAGTTGTGCTCGGCGGATGTGCGACGGTTCTCGTCAGCGTCGCATGGAGTCGGCTGTTCAAGCCGCTAGCCAGACGCGATACCTTGCACTGA
- a CDS encoding HpcH/HpaI aldolase family protein codes for MSNIRLNSIIRAFESGKAAHAAFAKLDKQTAIEMSDSPYDGIVFEMEHNPYDVSALGDALQYMLSRKQIVETASVATKVTPIARIPANGIEMNQSFAKQVLDRGAYGVIWPHVATVEQAYNAVASCRYARPKSAPLYEPKGVRGDGPANAARYWGLSMQEYYDKADVWPLAPQGEILVGLMCESTQAIENLDDILANVPGIGFILIGEGDLSQELGFPRQYEHPEVVDAMRQIVETCKKHDVVVGHPHVTAKNHRRLMEEGYRYLMSAPQRTYGVVGLARDMAGY; via the coding sequence ATGTCCAACATTCGCCTCAACAGCATCATCCGTGCGTTCGAATCGGGCAAGGCTGCGCACGCTGCGTTCGCCAAGCTCGACAAGCAGACGGCCATCGAAATGAGCGATTCGCCCTATGACGGCATCGTCTTCGAGATGGAGCACAACCCGTACGATGTGAGCGCGCTCGGCGACGCATTGCAGTACATGCTCAGCCGCAAGCAGATCGTCGAGACGGCGTCGGTGGCGACCAAGGTGACGCCGATTGCTCGCATCCCCGCCAACGGCATCGAGATGAACCAGAGCTTTGCGAAGCAGGTGCTCGATCGCGGCGCTTACGGCGTGATCTGGCCACACGTGGCGACCGTCGAGCAGGCGTACAACGCGGTCGCATCGTGTCGCTACGCGCGGCCGAAGAGCGCGCCGCTGTACGAGCCGAAGGGCGTGCGCGGCGACGGTCCGGCCAATGCGGCGCGCTACTGGGGTCTGTCGATGCAGGAGTACTACGACAAGGCTGACGTATGGCCGCTCGCGCCGCAGGGCGAAATTCTCGTCGGCCTGATGTGCGAGAGCACACAGGCGATCGAAAACCTCGACGACATCCTCGCCAACGTACCCGGCATCGGCTTCATCCTGATCGGCGAGGGCGACCTCAGCCAGGAACTGGGCTTCCCGCGCCAGTACGAACACCCCGAAGTCGTCGATGCGATGCGCCAGATCGTCGAGACCTGCAAGAAGCACGATGTCGTCGTCGGTCATCCGCACGTGACGGCGAAGAACCATCGACGTCTGATGGAAGAGGGCTACCGCTACCTGATGTCGGCGCCGCAGCGGACTTACGGCGTGGTCGGTCTCGCGCGCGATATGGCTGGCTACTGA
- a CDS encoding amidohydrolase family protein, whose translation MIIDCHGHFTTVPASFRDWRARQIESANDPANAPPLSGAHVSDDEIREGVGNGQLRLQKERGGDLTLFSPIAGLMSHHLGNERTSLEWAEVSNNLVRRVCDLYPDNFVPVCQLPQSPLAPPKNSVAELRRCIEEMGFVGCNLNPDPSGGYWTGKPMTDREWYPLYEALCDLDVPAMIHVAASCNPCHHGTGAHYLNADTSVFMQLLQGDVFKDFPTLRLVIPHGGGAVPYHWGRYRGMSLEIAKRPLEGLLNNVFFDTCVYHHPGVELLTKVVPTSNVLFGSEMIGAVRGRDPNTGEYFDDTRRYVDACTALSDTDRHAIFEGNVRRVYPRLDAHLKAKGL comes from the coding sequence ATGATCATCGATTGTCACGGTCACTTCACGACCGTCCCCGCTTCCTTCCGCGACTGGCGCGCCAGGCAGATCGAGTCCGCCAACGACCCGGCCAATGCGCCGCCGCTCTCCGGCGCGCACGTCAGCGACGACGAGATCCGCGAAGGTGTCGGCAACGGCCAGCTGCGCCTGCAGAAGGAACGCGGCGGCGACCTCACGCTGTTCTCGCCGATCGCAGGCCTGATGAGCCACCACCTCGGCAACGAACGCACGAGCCTCGAATGGGCCGAAGTATCGAACAACCTCGTGCGACGTGTCTGCGATCTGTACCCGGACAACTTCGTCCCCGTTTGCCAGTTGCCGCAGTCGCCGCTGGCGCCGCCGAAGAATTCCGTTGCCGAACTGCGCCGCTGCATCGAAGAGATGGGCTTCGTGGGCTGCAATCTGAATCCCGACCCGAGCGGCGGCTACTGGACGGGTAAGCCGATGACGGACCGCGAGTGGTATCCGCTCTACGAGGCGCTGTGCGATCTCGACGTGCCCGCCATGATTCACGTCGCGGCCTCATGCAATCCGTGCCATCACGGCACCGGCGCGCACTACCTGAACGCCGATACCTCGGTCTTCATGCAACTGCTGCAGGGCGACGTGTTCAAGGATTTCCCGACGCTGCGTCTCGTGATTCCGCACGGCGGCGGCGCGGTGCCGTACCACTGGGGACGCTACCGGGGCATGTCGCTGGAGATCGCGAAGCGGCCGCTCGAAGGGCTTCTGAACAACGTCTTCTTCGACACGTGTGTCTATCACCATCCCGGCGTCGAACTGCTGACCAAGGTCGTGCCGACGAGCAACGTGCTGTTCGGCTCCGAAATGATCGGCGCCGTGCGCGGCCGCGATCCGAACACGGGCGAATACTTCGACGACACCAGGCGCTACGTCGACGCGTGCACGGCACTGAGCGACACCGACCGTCACGCGATCTTCGAAGGCAATGTACGCCGCGTCTATCCGCGCCTGGACGCACACCTCAAGGCCAAAGGACTGTAA